ATGATAAGAAATTCTTAGGGCTAGTATCTAGAAAACATCTTCTAAATCCAACTAAGAAAAATGTTGTATTAGTTGACCATAATGAATATGCTCAAAGTGCAGATGGTATAGAGCAAGCTAATATAGTTGAAATAGTTGACCATCATAAAATAGGAGGAATAGCTACTGATGTTCCTATGTCATTCAGAGTTATGCCTGTTGGATGTACTTGTACTATTGTTTATCAAATGTACAAAGAAAATAATGTTGAAGTACCTAAGCATATAGCTGGTCTTTTATTATCAGCTATATTATCAGATACCTTATTATTTAAATCTCCAACTACTACAGATATGGATAAAAAAGCTTGCGAAGAATTAAGTAAAATAGCTGATGTAGATATGGAAAGCTATGCTATGGAAATGTTCAAAGCAGGGACTTCATTAGATGAATATAGCATAGAAGAAATAGTAAACATGGACTTCAAAGAGTTTAGTATGAGCGGAAAAAGAGTTGGTATAGGTCAAGTATTCACTTTAGATATAGACTCTATATTTGCTAAAAAAGATGAATTCTTATCTTATATAAACTCTACTGATTATGATATGTTAGTTTTAGCTATAACTGATATAATAAAAGAAGGTTCTTACTTAATATACAAAGCTAATGATAGCGTAATATCTGAAGCCTTTAATGTAGATGCCAATCAAGGAGTATTTGCTGAAGGTGTTGTTTCTAGAAAGAAACAATTAGTTCCTAACTTAACTAGCGCTGTAAATAATATGTAATTATATACATTTTAATTAAGGTACTGACAATGTCAGTACCTTTTTATTTTTATTAAAATAAAAACACCCTCCAAATTGAGGGTGTTTTAGAAATACATAAAGGAAGGATATATCCTTCCTTACTTTAAATTAAGTCTAACCTTACTAATCAACAGTAGTGTAGGTTAAGTATTTCGGTCTAAGTTTTTGTGTTTTTAGGATTTATTTCTATAATATTTTAAAACAAAGTAGTTAGATTGTAAATAGTTTGTTTTAAAATATAATTGGAAATTATTACATTTTTTCTACGTCAGAGTAATCTTCACCAAATGTTTCAACTGTTACAGACTTCATAACTTGTGGAGTTTTAGGTCTATCAGCTCTATCTGTAGCTGTTGTAGCTATTTCATTTACAACATCCATGCCTTCTATTACTCTACCAAATCCAGCATATTGCCCATCTAAATGTGGAGAGTTTTTGTGCATTATAAAGAATTGAGAACCAGCTGAGTTTGGTGCCATAGTTCTAGCCATTGATAATACTCCTGGCTCATGCTTTAAGTTATTAGTAAATCCATTACCTCTAAATTCTCCTTTTATAGCATGTCCTGGTCCACCCATACCATTTCCATCTGGGCATCCACCTTGTATCATAAATCCTTCTATTACTCTGTGGAATCCTACTCCATTGTAGAATCCTTGATTAATTAATGTTACAAAGTTCTTTACTGTGTTAGGAGCTATATGTGGGTATAACTCTGCTACTATTTTATTTCCATTTTCCATTTCTATAGTTACTATTGGGTTTTTATTTTCCATATTCATCTTCCTTTCATTATTAAAACTTTTATATGTAATCTTACTCTATTATTATATACTAACTTCTAGAAAAATCTCACAAAATTTTTAATTTAAATTTTTTATATAAAATTATTAAATTTAAAATTTCACGTTATCGTGAAAATATAATTATTGATTTAGATCATCTATTATTATTTATTGTTCTCTAGCAATTTTGTTTTACCATCCACTATTGATATTATCCTATCTGCATTTTGAGCTACACTATCATTATGAGTTATCATTATCAAGGTTTGGTTATACTTTTTTATAGACTTCTTAAGTAAATTCATAACTTCTGTTGTTGTTTTAGTGTCTAAATTTCCAGTAGGTTCATCAGCAAGTATTATAGCAGGTTTCGCTGCTAATGCTCTAGCTATAGCCACTCTTTGTTGTTGACCTCCTGATAATTGATTTGGTAAATGTTTTTGCCTTTCAGTCAAGCCTAAAAACTCCATCAAATCATCTATGTATGCTCTATCTATGTTAGCTTTATCTAACATTAAAGGCATTTCTATATTTTCTCTAACAGTAAGTACTGGTATTAAATTATACTGTTGAAATATAAATCCTATCTTTTTTCTTCTATATTGTGCTAGTTTATTTTCTGATAGTTTATATATATCTTGATTTTCTATTTTTACAGTTCCTTTTGTTGGTCTTTCAAGTCCTCCTAGTAAATGAAGCATTGTAGATTTTCCACTTCCACTTGGCCCTATTATTGCAACAAACTCCCCTTTTTCAATATATATATTAGCATTATCAAGTGCATTTACTTGAGTTTCATCTTTTCCATAAATTTTTGTAAGATTTATAGTTTCTAGTATTTTCATTTAAATATTTCCCCTTTATATAAATTCTTTTTAATATTTTATTTAAACCATTATTAGTATTTTAGGTCTTTCCTAATCCAACGCACTAATAGTTTCAACTATTGATAAATCTTTTATTTTCTTTGACGGTAAATAAGTTGCTATAAATCCTATTAATATATTTATAAATATCACTAATACATAACTTTGCCATTGAATTGTAAATTTAGGACTTATAAGTAATGGATTTATGTATTTAAATAATATTACTTGTCCTAATAATCCAAATATAATAGACAAAATACTCGCAATCACGCCATATGTAACTCCCTCAAATTTTATCATCTTTTTAAATTCTTTGTTAGTTATTCCAATAGCTCTTATCATACCAAATTCATTTGTTCTTGATATTAAGCTATAACTTACATTGTTCATTATATTAAATAAACTTATAACAAATAAAACCACCATAATTGAGTAAATGAATATTAATTTATTTTTTTGTAATAAGTCTATTTCTCCTCTTTCTTGACCTAAATCTCTTACAGTACTTCCTTGTACTTTATTAGATATTTTAAATATTTCATCACTTAGTTTTTTAGAATCTGCACCTTGTTTTTTATCAACATTTACTATTTGATAATTATCAAATCCTATAGTTGAGTTAAATTGACTCGATGGCATAATCACATCAACACTATCATGCCCAGTATAATAATCCGACGTGTCTATAAGTTCATCAACTATTCCTCCAACTACAAACTCCTTTGTCACATATTTTCCATCTTTTAAGTTCATTTTTAAACCATCTTCACCTAAATAAAAATTTTCTTTATATGTAACTTTAATTTTATCTCCAACTTTTAAATCAACAACATTCGGTCCAAGTGGATGTGGTATTGTTATTAATACTGTATTTTCTTTTTTCATTTTATCTATATTTATTTCACCATCTAATAAATACTTCCCTAAACCTTTTAATAAATTATCATCAT
Above is a genomic segment from Romboutsia lituseburensis containing:
- a CDS encoding peptidylprolyl isomerase, which encodes MENKNPIVTIEMENGNKIVAELYPHIAPNTVKNFVTLINQGFYNGVGFHRVIEGFMIQGGCPDGNGMGGPGHAIKGEFRGNGFTNNLKHEPGVLSMARTMAPNSAGSQFFIMHKNSPHLDGQYAGFGRVIEGMDVVNEIATTATDRADRPKTPQVMKSVTVETFGEDYSDVEKM
- a CDS encoding ABC transporter ATP-binding protein; amino-acid sequence: MKILETINLTKIYGKDETQVNALDNANIYIEKGEFVAIIGPSGSGKSTMLHLLGGLERPTKGTVKIENQDIYKLSENKLAQYRRKKIGFIFQQYNLIPVLTVRENIEMPLMLDKANIDRAYIDDLMEFLGLTERQKHLPNQLSGGQQQRVAIARALAAKPAIILADEPTGNLDTKTTTEVMNLLKKSIKKYNQTLIMITHNDSVAQNADRIISIVDGKTKLLENNK